A region from the Nostoc sp. HK-01 genome encodes:
- a CDS encoding putative N-acetyltransferase has protein sequence MTDLILRFAEPADSNVLFQLIKQLAEYEKLSHAVTGDVAALQEHLFGSPKYIEAILAEYQGQAVGFALFFHNYSTFLTKPVIYLEDLFVLPDYRRQGIGKALLTKLAQIAVERNCGRLEWSVLDWNEPAQAFYRSMGASILDDWRICRVTGENLTILAAK, from the coding sequence ATGACCGATTTAATTTTGCGTTTTGCTGAACCTGCTGATAGCAACGTACTATTTCAATTAATTAAACAGTTGGCGGAGTATGAGAAATTATCTCATGCCGTCACAGGAGATGTTGCGGCACTCCAAGAGCATCTATTTGGTTCGCCAAAATATATCGAGGCTATCTTGGCAGAATACCAAGGACAGGCTGTAGGCTTTGCCTTATTCTTTCACAACTATTCTACTTTTCTTACCAAGCCAGTAATTTATCTGGAAGACTTGTTTGTTTTACCAGATTATCGCCGTCAAGGTATTGGTAAAGCGTTGTTAACTAAACTCGCGCAAATTGCTGTAGAGCGAAATTGTGGACGCTTAGAGTGGAGTGTCTTAGATTGGAACGAGCCAGCCCAAGCATTCTACCGTAGTATGGGAGCCAGCATTTTAGATGATTGGCGAATTTGTCGCGTCACAGGAGAAAACCTGACAATTTTAGCAGCAAAGTAA
- a CDS encoding cyclic nucleotide-binding protein: MTDALIRPDLDQENRQLQMSLSTKGARNLAKTTKTQPQMQGITPRWLLQMLPWVQVTGGAYRVNRRLTYPVGNGRVSFSNIGNQVRVIPQTLCELSLLRGFEDIEVLNALADRFVQQEFAPGEVIVQEGQAADRVLLIAHGKVNQLKAGRYEAEALRDILADGDCFGGEAIVLSQETWEVSLKAVTRCIVLSLPVQAFRELLNQSEALQTQVDRLRAILSKPQDRYNQAAIAMSAGHSPETELPTTFADYDLNPREYELSVAQTILRMNTRVADLYNEPMNQTEQQLRLTIEALRERQEYEMLNNPNFGLLHNADLKQRIYTRTGPPTPDDFDELLSRRRKSHFFLAHPRAIAAFGRECNRRGIYSPSREVNGKIVPAWRNYPIFPSNKIPITKEGTSSILVFRVGEENQGVVGLHKMGIPDEYQPSLSVRFLGINEKAIISYLVTAYYSTAILIPDALGILENVEIGC; encoded by the coding sequence ATGACAGATGCTTTGATTAGGCCTGATTTAGACCAAGAAAACAGGCAACTCCAGATGAGCTTAAGCACCAAAGGGGCGCGGAATTTAGCCAAAACCACGAAAACCCAGCCCCAGATGCAGGGCATTACTCCTAGGTGGTTGTTACAGATGTTGCCTTGGGTGCAAGTTACGGGTGGGGCTTATCGGGTTAACCGTCGCTTGACATATCCTGTTGGCAATGGACGGGTTAGCTTTAGCAATATAGGGAATCAAGTAAGAGTCATTCCCCAAACACTTTGTGAACTATCTTTACTGCGCGGGTTTGAGGATATTGAGGTACTCAACGCTTTAGCAGACCGCTTTGTGCAACAAGAATTTGCCCCTGGTGAGGTAATTGTACAGGAAGGTCAAGCAGCCGATCGCGTGTTATTAATTGCTCATGGTAAAGTTAATCAGCTGAAGGCAGGCAGATATGAGGCGGAAGCTTTACGGGATATTCTAGCTGATGGCGATTGTTTTGGGGGCGAAGCTATAGTTCTATCTCAGGAAACTTGGGAGGTTAGCCTAAAAGCTGTTACCCGCTGCATAGTTTTGTCTTTGCCAGTACAAGCGTTTCGGGAGTTGCTCAACCAGTCTGAAGCCTTGCAGACCCAGGTCGATCGCTTGAGAGCAATATTGAGCAAACCCCAGGATAGGTATAATCAAGCGGCGATCGCTATGTCTGCGGGTCACAGTCCGGAAACTGAGTTGCCCACAACATTTGCTGATTACGACTTGAATCCACGGGAGTATGAGTTAAGCGTCGCGCAAACCATTCTACGGATGAATACGCGAGTTGCTGACCTCTACAATGAACCGATGAACCAGACAGAGCAGCAATTACGGCTGACTATTGAAGCGTTGCGGGAACGGCAAGAATACGAAATGCTGAATAACCCTAATTTCGGGTTGTTGCACAATGCTGATCTCAAGCAACGCATTTATACCCGCACCGGGCCACCAACTCCAGATGATTTTGATGAATTGCTGTCTCGACGGCGCAAATCCCATTTTTTCCTAGCTCATCCTCGTGCGATCGCTGCTTTTGGCCGGGAGTGTAACCGTCGTGGAATCTATTCCCCCAGCAGAGAGGTAAATGGCAAGATTGTACCTGCTTGGCGCAACTATCCGATTTTTCCTTCTAACAAAATTCCGATCACCAAGGAGGGTACTAGCTCTATTTTGGTATTCCGTGTCGGAGAAGAAAACCAAGGGGTAGTAGGTCTACACAAAATGGGTATCCCTGATGAATACCAACCCAGTTTATCTGTGCGGTTTTTGGGTATCAACGAGAAAGCGATTATTTCTTATCTTGTCACTGCCTACTACTCCACTGCCATTCTCATACCCGATGCACTTGGTATCCTAGAAAATGTCGAAATTGGCTGCTAA
- a CDS encoding cyclic nucleotide-binding protein, whose amino-acid sequence MTNTANTPLENQIEQLPMSLQTEAARNLATTTKTQPQMQGITSRWLLKLLPWVETVGGSYRVNRRLTYTVGDGRVSFTNTGAQIQVIPQELTELPLLRGFEDAGVLNALASQFVQQEFAAGDVIIQAGQAADQVLLIAHGKVNKIGPGKYDDQVVLAVLADGDHFGDYALVESQDIWDVTLTAITRCTILSLPQAAFQNLVNQSEALQTQVDQFRAKLRQPKNQYGEASIDITSSHLAEAVLPGTFADYEINPREYELSVAQTILQINTRVADLYNEPMNQTEEQLRLTIEALRERQEHEMINNRDFGLLHNADLQQRIFTRSGPPTPDDLDELISIVWKEPSFFLAHPRTIAAFGRECNRLGLYPDPIPMGNSAIPAWRGIPIYPCNKIPVTKERTSSIMLMRVGATNQGVIGLHKTGIPDEYQPSLSVRFMGINEKAVISYLVSAYYSTAVLVPDALGILEDVEVGL is encoded by the coding sequence ATGACTAATACAGCAAATACTCCCTTAGAAAATCAAATTGAGCAATTGCCAATGAGTTTGCAGACCGAAGCGGCGCGTAATTTGGCAACAACCACCAAAACCCAACCCCAGATGCAGGGCATTACCTCACGGTGGCTCTTAAAACTGCTGCCTTGGGTAGAAACAGTGGGTGGTAGCTATCGGGTCAACCGCCGCTTAACCTATACAGTTGGGGATGGACGAGTCAGCTTTACTAATACAGGCGCTCAAATACAGGTTATTCCGCAAGAACTCACTGAGTTACCTTTGTTGCGGGGATTTGAAGATGCCGGGGTATTAAATGCTTTAGCTAGTCAATTTGTGCAACAGGAATTTGCTGCCGGAGATGTGATCATACAGGCAGGTCAAGCAGCTGATCAAGTATTGTTGATTGCTCATGGTAAGGTCAATAAAATTGGCCCAGGCAAATATGACGATCAAGTTGTTTTGGCTGTATTAGCTGATGGCGACCATTTTGGTGACTACGCTTTAGTGGAATCCCAAGATATTTGGGATGTGACTCTCACAGCCATTACCCGTTGCACCATTTTGTCTCTGCCTCAAGCAGCCTTTCAAAACCTGGTTAACCAGTCTGAAGCTTTACAAACGCAAGTAGATCAATTCCGGGCAAAATTGCGCCAACCCAAAAACCAATACGGGGAAGCCTCGATTGATATTACCTCCAGCCACCTTGCAGAGGCAGTATTACCTGGGACTTTTGCAGATTATGAAATCAATCCACGAGAATATGAGTTAAGTGTTGCTCAAACCATTTTGCAAATCAACACACGGGTTGCTGACCTCTACAACGAACCCATGAATCAGACTGAGGAACAATTGCGCCTCACCATTGAAGCATTACGGGAACGCCAAGAACACGAAATGATTAATAATCGTGACTTCGGACTGTTACACAATGCTGATCTCCAACAACGCATCTTTACCCGCAGTGGCCCTCCAACTCCTGACGATCTTGATGAGTTGATCTCTATTGTTTGGAAAGAACCGAGCTTTTTCTTAGCTCATCCCCGCACTATTGCTGCTTTTGGTCGGGAATGCAACCGCCTAGGACTCTATCCCGATCCTATCCCTATGGGTAATAGTGCAATTCCAGCTTGGCGTGGTATTCCCATCTATCCTTGCAATAAGATTCCCGTTACCAAAGAGCGTACTAGCTCCATCATGTTAATGCGTGTGGGAGCAACTAACCAGGGTGTCATTGGTCTGCATAAAACTGGTATTCCTGATGAATATCAGCCTAGTTTGTCTGTCCGCTTCATGGGTATTAACGAAAAGGCCGTTATTTCTTACTTAGTTAGTGCTTACTACTCTACAGCCGTTCTTGTTCCTGATGCTCTAGGCATTCTTGAAGATGTAGAAGTTGGTCTCTAA
- a CDS encoding neutral zinc metallopeptidase family protein: MRWQLGRRSTNVEDQRGMRVSAPVVGGGIGALLLSLVVALLGGDPRVILEQNNAPSERPVTESPQTPAQDQMADFVSVVLADTEDTWSEIFQQSGEKYVDPKLVLYSNAVESACGFARSAVGPFYCPQDQKVYIDLSFYRDLKNRYQAPGDFAQAYVIAHEVGHHVQNLLGISDQVRSLQQRADQVEANQLSVRQELQADCYAGVWANHAERSRQILETGDVEEALNAASSIGDDRLQEQARGYVVPESFTHGSSAQRVSWFKRGIQTGDPQQCNTFKAANP, from the coding sequence ATGCGTTGGCAATTAGGTCGTCGGAGTACAAACGTCGAAGATCAGCGGGGAATGCGAGTTTCGGCTCCCGTGGTTGGTGGTGGGATTGGCGCACTACTGCTATCGCTGGTGGTGGCGCTATTAGGTGGTGATCCTAGAGTAATTTTAGAACAGAATAACGCACCTAGCGAGCGCCCAGTCACGGAGTCACCGCAGACACCAGCCCAAGACCAAATGGCTGATTTTGTTTCCGTAGTGCTGGCTGATACAGAAGATACTTGGAGTGAAATATTTCAACAAAGTGGTGAAAAATACGTTGATCCGAAGTTAGTGCTGTATTCTAATGCGGTGGAATCGGCTTGTGGTTTTGCACGTTCGGCAGTGGGGCCATTTTACTGTCCGCAAGATCAAAAAGTGTATATTGACTTGAGCTTTTACCGTGATTTAAAGAACCGCTACCAAGCACCAGGAGATTTTGCTCAAGCTTATGTTATCGCCCATGAAGTTGGACATCATGTCCAGAATTTGTTGGGAATTTCCGATCAAGTGCGATCGCTACAACAACGAGCCGATCAGGTAGAAGCAAATCAGTTGTCTGTGCGCCAAGAACTCCAAGCAGATTGTTATGCGGGAGTTTGGGCAAATCACGCCGAGCGATCGCGCCAAATTCTGGAAACTGGTGATGTCGAAGAAGCCTTAAATGCGGCTAGTAGTATTGGTGATGATCGCTTACAAGAGCAAGCTAGGGGTTATGTAGTTCCAGAATCTTTTACCCACGGCAGTTCCGCCCAAAGGGTAAGCTGGTTTAAGCGAGGTATTCAAACAGGTGATCCGCAGCAATGTAATACCTTTAAAGCCGCTAATCCTTAG
- a CDS encoding IS1 transposase: MWTAVNHFTQGILAWVLGDHSAETFEPLWEIVKQWESYFYVTDGWKVYPSFIPDGDQIVSKTYMTRVENENTRLRHYLARLHRKTLCYSKSEQMLRHSIKLLLHYLKYQIVPI, translated from the coding sequence TTGTGGACAGCAGTAAATCACTTTACTCAAGGTATTTTAGCCTGGGTCTTAGGAGACCATAGTGCGGAAACATTCGAGCCATTATGGGAAATTGTGAAACAGTGGGAAAGCTATTTTTATGTGACCGATGGCTGGAAAGTTTACCCCAGTTTTATACCAGATGGAGACCAAATTGTGAGTAAAACATATATGACGCGAGTAGAAAATGAAAATACCCGATTACGTCATTATCTTGCACGCCTTCACAGAAAAACTTTATGCTATTCCAAATCAGAACAAATGCTGAGACACTCAATTAAATTATTACTTCATTATTTGAAGTATCAAATTGTACCTATATAA
- a CDS encoding thiamine S protein: MSKSAITVTVKLFAAYQEAFGISELVLEFPEATPVKAVCDRLIAERPELSKWRDITRFGINLIFVEPDTLLQNGDEVVLIPPVSGG; the protein is encoded by the coding sequence ATGTCTAAATCTGCAATTACAGTCACGGTAAAATTATTCGCTGCTTATCAAGAAGCCTTTGGAATTTCAGAATTGGTCTTGGAATTTCCTGAAGCTACACCTGTAAAAGCTGTATGCGATCGCCTGATTGCAGAACGCCCAGAACTCTCTAAATGGCGTGACATCACTCGCTTTGGGATCAATTTAATCTTTGTTGAACCAGATACATTACTGCAAAATGGTGATGAAGTGGTACTGATTCCACCTGTGAGTGGCGGCTAA
- a CDS encoding TPR repeat-containing protein: MTNFGRFLFSLLVVFPLTFAIQFLPASPTLLTQKIASDSFHLGVIQMQQGNYEEAIEHFDQVIEQQGKTTSAYSNRCLAYLYLQDYHQAIADCTAAINYSPNNLEAYLNRGLAHYRQGNYISAIDDDNLAIAHKPHDFRAYYNRGVAHNTLGDHTSAINDFNLALTQIPQVANVLFADIYNDRGLAHFHLHNLPAAMHDFNLAIRFNAKDYRAYFNLGCVCGRNGDNTGAVNHFSEVIRLDPSNGQAYLNRGIAQYYLGYHQRAIADLNKASEYFEHKNQKVAYETTIDLLQRLQYEIQLAVEVA; the protein is encoded by the coding sequence ATGACTAATTTTGGGCGGTTTTTATTCAGTTTGCTAGTTGTGTTTCCTCTAACTTTTGCTATTCAGTTTTTACCTGCATCACCTACATTGCTTACCCAAAAAATAGCAAGTGATTCGTTTCATTTAGGTGTAATACAGATGCAGCAAGGTAACTATGAGGAAGCGATAGAGCATTTTGACCAAGTAATTGAACAGCAAGGAAAAACCACTTCTGCTTACAGTAATCGCTGTCTTGCTTATCTCTATTTACAAGATTACCATCAAGCGATCGCTGATTGTACCGCAGCTATAAATTATTCCCCAAATAATCTGGAAGCGTATCTAAATCGGGGTTTAGCACATTACCGGCAAGGTAATTATATCAGTGCTATTGACGATGATAATTTAGCGATCGCTCACAAACCTCATGATTTTCGTGCCTACTATAATCGAGGCGTAGCTCATAATACCCTGGGTGATCACACATCGGCCATTAATGATTTTAATCTGGCATTAACGCAAATTCCTCAAGTAGCCAATGTATTATTTGCAGATATTTACAACGATAGGGGTTTAGCTCATTTTCATCTGCATAATTTACCCGCAGCAATGCACGACTTTAATTTAGCGATTCGTTTCAACGCTAAGGATTATCGAGCCTATTTTAACCTTGGTTGTGTGTGTGGTCGTAATGGCGACAACACAGGCGCAGTCAATCATTTTTCGGAAGTTATTCGGCTAGATCCCAGTAATGGCCAAGCTTACCTGAATCGAGGTATTGCTCAGTATTATCTAGGGTACCATCAAAGAGCGATCGCTGATTTGAACAAGGCATCTGAGTACTTTGAACACAAAAACCAAAAAGTTGCCTACGAGACAACTATAGATCTACTCCAGCGCTTGCAATACGAAATTCAACTTGCAGTTGAAGTAGCTTGA
- a CDS encoding 1A family penicillin-binding protein, with product MSSRTLENKQPQRRPSSGFEFLKGVGQITGGTLLSITMLTSSIVAGGLVGLAISFRNLPDVRQLRNFLPSETTYIYDIKGKLLASVHGEANREVVPLDRISPNLKRAVLASEDGHFYSHHGINPTGVGRAIVVNAVAGGVKEGGSTITMQLVKNLFLSQKRAITRKLAEAVLAIRLEQILTKDQILEMYLNQVYWGHNNYGVQTAARSYFDKSAENLTIAESAMMAGLIQAPEEFSPFASMKLAKQKQKEVLGRMLELKWITQQEYDDALKQEIKLGRIRSFQGSALPYVSNTVSQELAKKFGRDALLKGGMRVQTTVDAKFQIMAEDTVKKWHNSLLEQGLYKNQIALVAIDPRTHFVKALVGGVDSKVSEFNRATQAQRQPGSSFKPFVYYTAFATGKYTPDSTVDDSPVSYRDGNGWYYPRNYDGSFRGPMPIRTALAQSRNIPVIKIGKAVGMSKVIETCRTLGIMSPMEPVTSLPLGAIGVTPLEMASAYATFANYGWQSSPTIIARVTDSSGNVLLDNTPKPQLVLDPWAAAAIIDTMQTVVNSGTGKAAALDRPVAGKTGTTSSEKDIWFVGTVPQLTTAVWVGRDDNRQLASSATGGGMVAPIWKDFMTKALKGVPVEKFKSPSQFPRPKSN from the coding sequence GTGTCGTCTAGGACTCTTGAAAATAAGCAGCCACAACGTCGGCCTTCATCTGGTTTTGAGTTTTTGAAAGGCGTAGGTCAGATAACTGGCGGTACTTTGTTATCTATAACCATGCTGACAAGCTCTATTGTAGCTGGAGGGCTAGTTGGTTTAGCAATTAGTTTCCGCAATTTGCCAGATGTCAGACAACTGCGTAACTTCTTGCCATCAGAAACGACTTATATTTATGACATTAAAGGTAAATTGCTTGCTAGTGTTCACGGGGAAGCTAACCGTGAGGTTGTACCTTTAGATAGAATTTCGCCCAATTTAAAACGGGCGGTACTAGCCAGTGAAGATGGACATTTTTACTCTCACCACGGGATTAATCCTACAGGTGTAGGACGTGCCATTGTAGTTAACGCCGTAGCAGGTGGTGTGAAAGAAGGTGGTTCTACCATCACCATGCAGTTGGTCAAAAATTTGTTTTTGTCGCAAAAACGCGCCATTACTCGAAAATTAGCCGAGGCTGTTTTGGCAATTCGGCTAGAGCAAATTTTAACTAAAGACCAAATTTTAGAAATGTACCTCAATCAAGTGTATTGGGGTCACAATAATTACGGTGTACAAACAGCTGCACGTAGTTACTTTGATAAGTCAGCCGAAAATTTAACTATTGCTGAATCTGCTATGATGGCAGGTTTAATTCAAGCGCCAGAGGAATTTAGCCCCTTTGCGAGTATGAAGCTGGCCAAACAAAAGCAAAAAGAAGTATTGGGGCGGATGCTGGAATTGAAGTGGATTACCCAGCAGGAATATGATGATGCCTTAAAGCAAGAGATTAAACTAGGCAGAATTAGGTCTTTTCAAGGTAGTGCTTTACCTTACGTTTCTAACACTGTGTCTCAGGAATTAGCGAAGAAGTTTGGACGTGACGCATTACTCAAAGGTGGGATGCGAGTTCAAACTACAGTTGATGCTAAATTCCAAATTATGGCTGAAGATACGGTGAAAAAATGGCATAACAGTTTACTTGAACAAGGGTTATACAAAAATCAAATTGCTCTGGTAGCCATTGATCCGCGCACCCATTTTGTCAAAGCCTTGGTAGGTGGTGTAGACTCTAAAGTTAGCGAGTTTAACCGAGCTACACAAGCTCAACGTCAGCCTGGTTCTTCCTTTAAACCATTCGTTTACTATACAGCTTTTGCTACTGGTAAATACACACCAGATTCAACAGTAGATGACTCTCCTGTGAGCTATCGAGATGGTAATGGTTGGTACTATCCCAGAAATTACGATGGTTCATTCCGCGGGCCGATGCCGATTCGGACTGCCTTAGCGCAGTCTCGCAACATCCCTGTAATTAAAATAGGTAAAGCTGTTGGGATGTCTAAAGTTATAGAAACTTGTCGGACTTTAGGCATTATGAGTCCGATGGAACCTGTAACTTCGTTGCCATTAGGTGCGATCGGTGTGACACCATTAGAAATGGCAAGTGCTTATGCTACTTTTGCTAATTATGGGTGGCAGTCATCACCAACAATTATTGCCCGTGTGACGGATAGCAGTGGTAATGTCTTACTAGATAATACTCCTAAACCTCAGTTGGTTCTTGATCCTTGGGCTGCTGCTGCAATTATTGATACGATGCAAACAGTAGTTAACTCAGGAACTGGTAAAGCGGCGGCTCTTGACCGTCCAGTGGCGGGTAAAACCGGTACAACTTCATCAGAAAAAGATATTTGGTTTGTTGGTACTGTGCCACAATTAACAACTGCTGTCTGGGTGGGTAGAGATGACAACAGACAATTAGCCAGCAGTGCAACTGGTGGCGGTATGGTAGCACCTATTTGGAAAGATTTTATGACTAAGGCTCTCAAAGGTGTACCAGTAGAAAAATTCAAATCGCCTTCTCAGTTTCCTCGCCCTAAATCAAATTAA
- a CDS encoding terpene synthase metal-binding domain-containing protein — protein MTSKKQPFKLPSFYVPWPARLNPNLEAARVHSKAWAYEMGILGGAEGSEDYRIWDERKFDAHDYALLCSYTHPDADEQMLNLVTDWYVWVFFFDDHFLELYKRTQDMVGAKKYLNRLPAFMPVHPQKTPPEPTNAVERGLVDLWNRTIPNASQDWVIRFSESTINLLKESQWELANISQDRVANPIEYIEMRRKVGGAPWSANLVEHAVGAEIPAVIARTRPLRVLKDTFSDGVHLRNDILSYQREVEEEGENANCILVLERFLDVSTQEAANLTNDLLTSRVQQFENTFVTELPSLFEEYSLTPDERLKVVLYAKGLQDWQSGGHEWHMRSSRYMNQTSDKSSTASWFLGGPIGLGTSAARLGDLHDSLGLKRFKSFTHVPYQPVGPVTLPQFYMPFSTSLNTHLEEARRHSKEWARQMGMLDVLPGMPGIFIWDDHKFDVADVALCGAYIHPNGSSAELNITACWLVWGTYADDYFPALYGYSRNMAGAKIFNSRLSAFMPLDGDAIPEATNPVERGLADIWMRTAGPMTPNARRQFRRAIEDMTESWLWELANQIQNRIPDPIDYVEMRRKTFGSDLTMSLSRLSQGDEIPPEIFHTRTMQNIDNSAADFACLTNDIFSYQKEIEFEGEINNGVLAVQNFLNCDIPHAVAIVNDLMTSRAIQFEHIVATELPALCDDFGLDTNTRKKLYGYVKKLEQWMCGVLKWHRAVDRYQEFELRNNSTQKRLLQSPTGLGTAATQIKPSIGQQTTQTHVQPVVHNLLSSPTGLGTSATKIGTLLGRKG, from the coding sequence ATGACTTCAAAGAAGCAACCTTTTAAGTTGCCAAGTTTTTATGTACCTTGGCCAGCACGGTTGAACCCAAACCTGGAAGCAGCACGGGTACATTCTAAAGCTTGGGCTTATGAAATGGGAATTTTGGGAGGAGCAGAAGGCTCAGAAGATTATAGAATTTGGGATGAGCGCAAGTTTGATGCCCATGACTACGCACTATTGTGTTCCTATACCCATCCAGATGCCGATGAACAGATGCTCAATCTGGTAACTGACTGGTATGTTTGGGTATTTTTCTTCGACGATCACTTCCTTGAGCTTTATAAGCGTACCCAAGATATGGTGGGTGCCAAGAAGTACCTCAATAGACTACCAGCGTTTATGCCTGTGCATCCCCAAAAAACGCCGCCAGAACCGACCAATGCCGTAGAAAGAGGTTTAGTCGACCTTTGGAATCGCACCATTCCCAATGCCTCCCAAGACTGGGTAATTCGATTTTCGGAAAGTACAATCAATCTTCTGAAAGAATCTCAGTGGGAACTCGCCAATATCAGCCAGGATCGAGTTGCTAACCCCATTGAGTACATTGAGATGCGCCGTAAGGTAGGGGGAGCGCCCTGGTCAGCTAACCTAGTGGAACACGCGGTTGGGGCAGAAATTCCGGCTGTGATCGCGCGCACTCGACCCTTGCGTGTTCTCAAAGACACTTTTTCTGATGGGGTACATCTGCGAAATGACATCCTCTCTTACCAAAGAGAAGTAGAAGAAGAAGGGGAAAATGCTAACTGTATCTTGGTTTTAGAACGATTCCTTGATGTGAGTACCCAAGAGGCGGCCAACCTCACTAACGACTTACTCACATCTAGAGTGCAACAGTTCGAGAACACCTTTGTCACAGAGCTTCCTTCCTTGTTTGAGGAATATAGTCTGACTCCTGATGAGCGTCTGAAAGTCGTTCTATATGCCAAAGGACTTCAGGACTGGCAATCAGGAGGTCATGAGTGGCACATGCGATCGAGCCGCTACATGAACCAGACATCAGACAAATCTTCCACAGCAAGCTGGTTTTTAGGCGGCCCTATTGGACTAGGCACATCGGCCGCCCGTCTGGGAGACTTACACGATAGTTTGGGACTAAAACGCTTTAAAAGCTTCACTCATGTTCCCTATCAACCTGTAGGGCCAGTCACCCTACCACAGTTTTATATGCCCTTTTCCACCAGTTTGAATACCCATCTAGAAGAGGCTAGGCGGCATTCTAAAGAATGGGCGCGTCAAATGGGGATGCTGGACGTACTGCCAGGAATGCCAGGCATTTTCATCTGGGATGACCACAAATTTGATGTGGCTGACGTAGCCTTATGTGGTGCTTATATTCATCCCAATGGCTCTAGTGCTGAGTTAAATATCACAGCCTGCTGGTTAGTTTGGGGAACTTATGCTGATGACTACTTCCCTGCACTGTATGGCTATAGCCGCAACATGGCTGGGGCGAAAATCTTCAACTCTCGGTTATCTGCCTTTATGCCTCTTGATGGAGATGCCATTCCCGAAGCCACCAACCCAGTCGAACGGGGTTTAGCGGATATTTGGATGCGAACGGCTGGCCCCATGACCCCTAATGCTCGTCGTCAGTTTCGTCGAGCGATTGAAGATATGACAGAAAGTTGGTTATGGGAATTGGCTAACCAAATCCAAAATCGCATTCCCGACCCGATAGACTATGTGGAAATGCGTCGAAAGACCTTTGGCTCCGATCTAACCATGAGTCTGTCTCGACTTTCTCAAGGAGATGAGATCCCACCGGAAATCTTTCACACTCGAACTATGCAGAATATCGATAATTCGGCAGCTGATTTCGCCTGTCTGACGAACGATATTTTTTCTTATCAAAAAGAAATTGAATTCGAGGGCGAGATTAATAACGGTGTGCTGGCGGTTCAGAATTTCCTTAACTGCGATATCCCCCACGCTGTAGCAATTGTTAACGACCTGATGACCTCTCGTGCCATTCAGTTTGAACATATTGTTGCTACTGAACTCCCTGCCTTATGTGATGATTTCGGACTAGATACAAATACCCGCAAGAAACTGTACGGCTACGTCAAGAAATTAGAACAGTGGATGTGTGGGGTACTCAAATGGCATAGAGCAGTAGACCGCTATCAGGAATTTGAATTGCGGAATAACTCAACCCAAAAGCGTTTACTTCAAAGCCCTACAGGCTTAGGCACTGCGGCGACTCAGATTAAACCAAGTATTGGTCAGCAAACAACTCAAACCCATGTTCAGCCAGTGGTGCATAACTTACTGAGTAGTCCAACAGGGTTAGGGACTTCAGCGACCAAAATCGGAACCCTGTTAGGAAGGAAAGGTTAG
- a CDS encoding IS1 transposase, protein MQCPYCESTEIRKNGKRRGKQNHICTNCDRQFIDVYDPPKGYSEELKQECLKMYLNGMGFRGIERVKGVHHTTIISWVKQRGEKLPDVPQEDAVPEVGELDELETFIGSKKTKSGCGQQ, encoded by the coding sequence GTGCAATGTCCATACTGTGAGTCTACGGAAATTAGAAAGAATGGAAAACGGAGAGGTAAACAAAATCACATCTGTACTAACTGCGATCGCCAATTTATTGATGTGTACGATCCGCCAAAAGGATACTCAGAGGAACTTAAACAAGAATGTTTAAAAATGTATCTTAATGGGATGGGTTTTCGTGGGATTGAACGTGTTAAAGGTGTACATCATACTACTATAATCTCTTGGGTAAAACAAAGAGGAGAAAAGCTGCCAGACGTACCCCAAGAAGATGCTGTACCAGAAGTTGGAGAACTAGATGAATTAGAGACATTCATAGGTTCAAAAAAAACAAAATCTGGTTGTGGACAGCAGTAA
- a CDS encoding cytochrome c class I: protein MKKIISVMLLGIAIFTFAFSSPALAADTANGAKVFSANCASCHAGGKNLVNAQKTLKKEDLEKYGMNSAEAIIAQVTNGKNAMPAFKGRLKPDQIEDVAAYVLEQADKSWK from the coding sequence ATGAAAAAAATCATTTCAGTTATGCTGTTAGGCATTGCTATTTTCACATTTGCCTTCAGCAGCCCAGCATTAGCAGCAGATACCGCCAATGGAGCTAAAGTATTTAGTGCTAATTGTGCTTCTTGTCACGCAGGTGGTAAAAATTTAGTTAATGCTCAAAAGACCTTGAAAAAAGAAGATTTAGAAAAGTATGGCATGAACTCAGCAGAGGCCATTATTGCTCAAGTAACAAATGGTAAAAATGCTATGCCTGCTTTTAAAGGCCGTCTAAAACCTGACCAAATTGAAGATGTAGCTGCTTACGTACTAGAACAAGCAGACAAATCTTGGAAGTAG